TTTGTCTGATACCTGTAAAGAATTCCAAAGGAAACAAAACTTGATATGCCAAAGAATATATAACTTAAAACAATTAAAGGAACAACTTCACTTCCACCCTGAAAAGAATCTGATGCTATAATAAATATTATTTCTCTTATATATACACTTATAACCAACCCTACTGAAACAACAAAAAAGTTATAATAAGTAAAAACTTTTGAAAAAATTTCTTTGCCATTTTCTTTTTTTGCTATTTCATATCGCTGAGTATCCCATATTCTAAAAATAGGCTGTGAAATAAGAACAGAGATCATCATTCCAAATTTATATCCCAAAGAATAAAGTCCCAGTTCATTTAGTTCACAATATTTCTGAATAAAAAACCGATCTGAAAAATGAATAACAAACATTGAAAGTGAAGCAGGAATCAGGGGAAGAGCATACTTGACCATTTCTAAAAGTTTTTTAATGCTGAATCTTAAGCGTACTCCTTTTAAAGTAACCGGTACAACAATAACAGCATTTATACTTTTAGTGATCAGCATGCTAAGTAAAATTCCATAAACCTTCATTCCCATAAAAACAACAAACAAAATATTGAGACTCAAGCTAAGAACTAATGTCATTGTAGATAAAAAAGAATACAAAACAGATTTTTTCTGGACAATTAAATATGTCTCTGAAATTAAATATATATTTTGTATTGCAAAACATATAAAAACCATTTGAAAAGAAAGTAAATACTCATCAGTACCTGTGACTAAAAAAGAAATGTTTTTGCTGAATAACTGAAGAACACATAAAAGAAATATACTTAAAATTGCGGAAAATATTAAAGCTGTTGTAAACACAGCTTCTTTATCTTCCTTAGAATCATAGTTATGGTAATACCTTATTAAGGCACCACCAAGCCTCATACCAACTATCATTCCTACAATTTCAAGGGTAAGATCAAGTAATTCCAAAACACCATAATCAGCTGGAGTCAAGAATCTTGTATAAACAGGGATCATAAGAAATCCGATCCCTTTTTTCAAAAAATTAGCACTGCCATATATTGCACTATGCTTGATTAACTCTTTAAACTCTTTTAGCAAATTAAATCCAGTTTAGTTTAATTGATAATTTAACAGATTAACGATACTGAGACTTTATTACAAAAGGAAAACCAACATCTGCCATTGCACCAACTCCGCCTATAGAAACAAAAACTTTTCGTTTCAAACCTTTTTCAATAAAATTAGCTGCCGCACGGGCCGCTGTACCTTCTCCGGGTCCTCAAGGTCAGTAAACAATAAGACATTTTTTGTTCTTTAACGGCAGTTTATTTGGATTTATTTTTGCTATCTGTCCTTCAGTAAAATGGAATGCTCCGGGAATCAAATCTTTGTTATGATAGGAAACCAAAATAAATAAAGCCTGATTTGAATTATAAAGATTTAGAGCTGTATTGGCTGGAATTCTGGGAACCTCAGGGTAATACTTAGGGACTGCCTTTAAATACCCATGCTTAATAAGTTTTAAATTAATAGGATGAACATTCTTTGAAAAAACATTCGAAGAAAACCCAACAAATAAAACTAAAAATAAGAATATAATCTTTATTCTTTTCATATTCACTCCTTATATATTATCCCGCCTTGGAAAGGTTATCTTTTCTCTTTTTAAATACCTGTATAAATAATAGTAAATAAAAGCCTTAAGTATTGAAAAAGTTCTATATCTTTTTTTAAATAAAACCCCTTTGTAAATATTTGTTAAATCTTTAAACTCAATATTTAAATTATAAATTTTATTTATTTTTTTTATAAATTCTTGAGGGTTTATAATTAGATCCTCAAAAACAAACTTATGATCAAAAAGCCCATTGTTTTCCAAATATTTCATATAACTCTTGTGATAATTAGAGTTCATTTGTCCATGCTCTTTAAAACTCATAGGAATTTTACGGCTAAGAATCAACCCTGAATAACTTTGAAAAGGATCCCTATCAATAAATATAAAATCAGCATTATTGACTTCACTAAATTGATCCCAAAAATGTATAGTGTATGAAAGTCGTGGATCTTTCCACAACCAAGGACCATTGGCATTGCATTTATCAATAAACTTTTGAAATATATCAGGATTAAGAGTTTTTTTGAGCTGGGAGATTTTTTCAATTGAAGGAGGTGGAATGTCATTACAATCTCTTCTGCCAAATCCTGATGCCTTCAAAATTTCAATATTTAAATCTACCAGTTCTGAGTTTTCATAAGTATCAAAATTAAGTTTTTTAGTTTCTTCCCCAAGCCAGTAACCTTGAGTGGCAATCAGTCCAGTAAGAACAGAACTTCCACTTGAACCAGTTGTAAAAACAACAATATTTTTTTTCATAATGAAGCCTTAGATTTAATATATTCAAAAATTTTTCTATAAATATCCTTGTTGAGAAATGAAGTGGAGTTTTTTATTTGCATTTTATTGTCATAAAGTTCAAAATTTAAATATTTTGGATATTTAACAGCTTTTCCTTTTCCAATTATAAGCTTTATTGCTTCACTTACAATTAAGCAACCAACCATATTTGTTACAAAGTTTAGTGATCCAGAGGTTTGGTGAACAAATTTATTATCAAACTCAATGAGTTCATCTTCAGTCATTTCTGTAATAGGTTTAACATTTTTATACTTAAACTTTCTCCAGATTTTTTCTAAAAAGCTTTCACATTCAGAATATCTATAATCAAAGGATTGAACCCTTCCCCCACTAATATTTGCATATCCATTGACTAAAGGAATTTTTCTTTTTTGAGCTGCAAGATAAAAAAGTTTACATGAAGGATAGTCTGCACTTTGTATCATAATATCTGCACCTTCTGAAAACTTGTCGATATTTGAATTTGTAACTCTATCAGTAATTTTTATTTCTATTTCAGCATAAGGGTTAATTTCTTTTATTCTTTCTGCTGTAATATCAACTTTATATTTTCCAAGTGTTTTTGATGTTGCAAATAACTGCCTGTTCAGGTTTGTTACTTCATATTTATCCATATCAAGAAGCCTGAATTTTTTAACTCCCCATCTGGCAAAAAGTTCAGCTGTTATTGCACCAACACCGCCAAGACCAGAAATTGCAAAAGTTGTATTTCGAATTTTATTCATTGAAAAATCATCTATAAATAACGATGTCCGATTCAGCATTCCTTTGATATATTCCTGTTCTTCCAATTTACAGCCCTTTTTTTGATTTATTATAGATGTCTTTATAAACAAAAGTAGTTTTTGACCATTTATGATTAGAATTTACCCATTTCAAACCAAACTCCTGCAATTGGTTAATTTTAGTTTCACTGTCCAATAAATCTGACAGCTTCTTTTTTAAATCAGGCAAATTTCCAGCCTTAAAAAGGAGACCGTTTTTTCCGTTAATAATCAACTCTTTGTGTCCTCCCACATCACTTGCAACAAGAGCTTTTTTCATAGCCATTGCTTCAAGAGGTTTCAAGGGAGTAACAAGCTCTGTAAGCCTCATGGAATATCTTGGATAACAAAGAATATTTATAATTGAATATACTTCTGCAATTTTTGAATGATCTATTCTGCCCGGCATTAAGACTTTTTCATTAATTCCCAATTGATTAACAAGCTCTTCAAGCTCTTTTTTCATTTCACCTCCACCTACTAAAAGAAGAAATGCATCGGATTGAGTTTTAGATATTGATGCAAAAGCCTTTACAAGCAAATCAAGTCCTTCATACCTATAAAAAGAACCTACAAATCCAATTATTTTTTTATTTGAAAGATTCCATTCTTTTTTTAACCCGGAATCCGAAACAGCAGGTTTTAAATGTGCTGGATCAATGCCGTTAAAAACCGGGGTTATTTTATTTTTATCAATGCCTCTATTAACTAAGTCCTGCTTTATTCCTTCACAAAGAACTGCTATATGAGATGCTTTTTTGCACAAAAATGTTTCAAGGTTTCTAGTGATCTTATATTTAAAGGAATTTTCTGTATATGTGCCATGATCCACAGCTGCATCTTCCCAGAAAGCTCTGATTTCAGATACAAAAGGAAGGTTAAATTTCTTTGCTGCAAAATATGCGGGAAATCCATTTAAAACAGGGGAATGTGCTTGAATAATATCTGGTTTTTCAATTTTTATAATTTCTTTAATTCGCTTATAAAGCCGGCCCATCAAAAAAAGTTCATAAAAAAAAGGAATTCTGGGTTTTGCAAAACCTGTTCTATAGTATTTTATACCGTCAATTATTTCTTGTCTTGTTTTTATTGGATCTTCCAGATTTTCTTCATGTTTTGGAGAAGTCAAAACAATTGGAGCAAATCCGTTTTTTTGCTGAGCGAGAAATATATTCTGACTTCTGAATGTATAGCCACTGTGTAAAGGAAGACTATGATCAAGAATGTGAAGGATTTTCATTTTTATCCATGCTTTTTATTTTAGTTTTATTGTTTTTATCAAAAATTAAAATTTTATTGTTTATTTTAAGTTCAATATTATTTTTATTAACTTTTTTTTCATATTTTAAGTTAGATTTCTCACCTTTTGATGATGGCTTTAAAATAACCAAAAACTCCGTCTTTTTTGTTTCATCCTGTGACTGAAGTTCAAAACGCCATAGACCTGAATCAAACCATTTTTTTTCAACAGCACCGGAGCTCATATTTTTTCCATCAAGCCTTTGCTCATCTCCATCGGTTTCAACATAAAATCTATAGTCTGGGCCGCCTATTTTTCTAATCAAGCTTTTTTCTGGAAGGATTGCTTCTATATAAAGTTTTCCATCCCCATTCTTAATTTCAAGCTTTTTATCAAAGGTTTCCAGAATACCATTAGTATAACTTCCTTTGACAATTGTTTCATTAATTGTTTCAGGCTTTGACCATGAATGCAAAAGCCACTTTTTAACATAATTTTTTTTAACTGACTCTACAATATCATGTACTACCAAGACATCTTCTTTTATAAGATAAACCAGCTCTCTTATTGCAGATTCAGCCTTTTCTTTACTGTAAGCATTTGTCAAATCGCTTAAAATATAAACATAGTCTTCATTATCGTTCTTAAAATCAAGAATTTTACCACCTTGATACTTTAAGCCTTGTTCAAGGTTATCATAGTAGTTTTTTATGCTTGTTATTGCACTTCCGGTAGGTATAATTATTCTTTGACCTCCTCCGGAAACACAGTCATTAAAAAACTTATCGGGTTTTTGGCATTCATCTGGTGATAAAATTAAAATAGAATTTGAAGATACCGTTCTGATGTAATAATTTAATCTGTGCTCTGAAGTATACCCTCCATATGAGCCGCTGGATATAGCAAGAGGCGAATTTTTAAAAATTGTAAAATGACCTGCTTTGTAATGTCCGTGATGAGTAAAGCTATTGCCGGCAATATAGCTTATAAAAGTATCTTGTTTAGTCCACCCGGACCTCATAAAAACCTGTCCAAAAAAATTTTCACCAAAAAGCCTGCTTTTTTTAAGATTTTCATTGGATTTTTCCAAAACCGACAAATCTTTATACTGACCGGAAATATCTTTATCAAAAGTATCAAACCATCTAAATACCGGTATCCCCCAGCGATAACCCCAAAAACAAGCCGATGCTCCGTGCAGTGAGCTAAGGTATTTAGAAAAATCTCTGAACATTGGGTTGTAAGTTGCAAGATATAAGATATCAACGACACGCTGAGTTTCTTCTTTTAAATCGTTTCTTGGCCCTGTATCCCCAAAAAGATGAAAAAAACCATCTGATCTTGTTCCGTAAACAATCCATTCTCCAACAGAATTTAACACTTTTTTTATTTTAAGATTTGTTACTGGATCATCAACTGCATTTAAATGGGTTAAACATGCAATAACAAAGGGATAAGCTCTGTTGTTTATCCAGTAACTGTATCCTTCTGGCCAGCCTTCTGTGATATTTATTGCTTCAAGTGCTTCTAAAAAATGAGCCTGGGATCTTTGAACAAGCTTAATATCATCTTTAGAAAAAGGATCGAAAACTACTGCTGCAACCCAGTTTGAACAAGCTATTTGAAATCTTCCATGCCACATGGACGCCGAGTTTCCATCTAACACTTCCAATGCTTTTTTTATGTAATCTTTAAGCT
The window above is part of the Desulforegulaceae bacterium genome. Proteins encoded here:
- a CDS encoding oligosaccharide flippase family protein, which gives rise to MLKEFKELIKHSAIYGSANFLKKGIGFLMIPVYTRFLTPADYGVLELLDLTLEIVGMIVGMRLGGALIRYYHNYDSKEDKEAVFTTALIFSAILSIFLLCVLQLFSKNISFLVTGTDEYLLSFQMVFICFAIQNIYLISETYLIVQKKSVLYSFLSTMTLVLSLSLNILFVVFMGMKVYGILLSMLITKSINAVIVVPVTLKGVRLRFSIKKLLEMVKYALPLIPASLSMFVIHFSDRFFIQKYCELNELGLYSLGYKFGMMISVLISQPIFRIWDTQRYEIAKKENGKEIFSKVFTYYNFFVVSVGLVISVYIREIIFIIASDSFQGGSEVVPLIVLSYIFFGISSFVSFGILYRYQTKYIALIQLIVAGVNIIANIFFIKNYGVIGAGISTLITFFTLSLLTYFFAQKLYYIKFEYFKFFILFFTAVSFFLIANSIDESLVVSIIIKTFLLILYLVVLFVFKFFTMEEIRQVKRMFFSKN
- a CDS encoding ThiF family adenylyltransferase, which gives rise to MEEQEYIKGMLNRTSLFIDDFSMNKIRNTTFAISGLGGVGAITAELFARWGVKKFRLLDMDKYEVTNLNRQLFATSKTLGKYKVDITAERIKEINPYAEIEIKITDRVTNSNIDKFSEGADIMIQSADYPSCKLFYLAAQKRKIPLVNGYANISGGRVQSFDYRYSECESFLEKIWRKFKYKNVKPITEMTEDELIEFDNKFVHQTSGSLNFVTNMVGCLIVSEAIKLIIGKGKAVKYPKYLNFELYDNKMQIKNSTSFLNKDIYRKIFEYIKSKASL
- a CDS encoding glycosyltransferase, exosortase A system-associated; its protein translation is MKILHILDHSLPLHSGYTFRSQNIFLAQQKNGFAPIVLTSPKHEENLEDPIKTRQEIIDGIKYYRTGFAKPRIPFFYELFLMGRLYKRIKEIIKIEKPDIIQAHSPVLNGFPAYFAAKKFNLPFVSEIRAFWEDAAVDHGTYTENSFKYKITRNLETFLCKKASHIAVLCEGIKQDLVNRGIDKNKITPVFNGIDPAHLKPAVSDSGLKKEWNLSNKKIIGFVGSFYRYEGLDLLVKAFASISKTQSDAFLLLVGGGEMKKELEELVNQLGINEKVLMPGRIDHSKIAEVYSIINILCYPRYSMRLTELVTPLKPLEAMAMKKALVASDVGGHKELIINGKNGLLFKAGNLPDLKKKLSDLLDSETKINQLQEFGLKWVNSNHKWSKTTFVYKDIYNKSKKGL